The following DNA comes from Solea senegalensis isolate Sse05_10M unplaced genomic scaffold, IFAPA_SoseM_1 scf7180000013409, whole genome shotgun sequence.
GTCAAAGAAGGACATTCAGCCTGACTTATatttggaacagtaaagccccACATGCAATTTTAttgcaaaatataaaataaaacaaatcagtataaaataaaatgccatcACACACTTGGccttctgattttgtttttctgtcagattCAGTTATTTTACATAAAAGATAGTTGTGCAGCAGCTTTAtgtccatttaaaaagaaaataaaataaaaagggattGGACCTCGAGAGTGAGTAAACTGACACCACCGTCAGACTGGACTCCATAAACTGCAGGTcagttttaaaactgttttaaaacatttgtatacactgtacttttattttttagtcgTCACTTCTGACTAGCAACAGTTGCAGTtgcaaatatgaaaagaaaaaaactgaatttaattcAAAATTGTGGGTGACAACAATAGAAACAGACTGTCACTTCTGATGAgcaacagcaaaaaacaaagacactgtcTGTGAACATGTAAATCTAGCACAGAAAGGAACAGAAACAGCAATTGCCATGCCTTTAAAAGGCAAGCTTTTTCTTTACTTTGGCAATTTCATTATGGACGTAGTATTTTACGTCTTTCCATGTTCTCTTGTTGAGGACCGGAGACTCTTTACAGATGCACATCTGACAGTCATTCTTCCCTGGTACCTTCCTTAGAGCAACAAACTTTCCCATCCTTCGAAGCACCACAGTCCTCTCCTCAGCAGTCCAGGGTCTCTTTCTGGACACTTGTGGAGCATCTAGAAATCAAAAATAGATCAGAATATAGAATGGATAACTAATACTTTATGGAACAcaactcacaaaataaataaataaataaataaataaactatttcAATTGAGTTGAGTGTTTTCTTACAAATGTTGGATATAATGATAAAGAGTTTAAGAACAGAATATAAAGATTCTATGATCTGGCAAgtcctttaaagaaaaactgcaacTTAATTGTTGAGTTTGTGAGTAAGAAAGTAACCctattttctttgaaataattTGGGGGAATATTATCTAATTGACTTCAATTCAAGTCTCAGTCCCATGCACAGTTTGCAAGTGAAGTACAGAAATGAATATCAGCCTGTTGCATGTTATTTGCTCATCGATATAGcccattttcctttaaaaacactttgataGCGTACTCTGGTTTTGTCAGGGGGGACAGAGCAGGGGGTAGatttaatgtataatgtattaaTGTAACTGGCTCTGTTTCAAAGTCCAGTTTGTACTGATTTAATGACTTTTGGATAACTAGTGTCTCCTTCAGTGTCTTCTGAGAACGTCCAGATATTCTTTagcttgttaaaaaaaatgagacataccatcatcatcatgatgttTCTGACGTTGCTTGACAGCTGATAttgttgatgtgatgtgttGCTCTTCTCCGTCTGAGAAACATATTAGTTAATTGAAAGAGTTGAAGGTTCATGTTCAGAACACTTAGGTATATTATCTGGACTCACCTCCATCTTCATCACATTCTTCAACATCAACATAAACATCacacccatcatcatcatcatcatcgtcatctgcAGGCTTCTTGACCCTCTTGGGTTTTGTCATGTCATTTCCATCTAACAAAAGATACATCAAGGCTGTTAAACATAGGTTTACAAGTCTCACATCC
Coding sequences within:
- the LOC122760319 gene encoding KS1 protein-like; the protein is MTKPKRVKKPADDDDDDDDGCDVYVDVEECDEDGDGEEQHITSTISAVKQRQKHHDDDDAPQVSRKRPWTAEERTVVLRRMGKFVALRKVPGKNDCQMCICKESPVLNKRTWKDVKYYVHNEIAKVKKKLAF